The genome window TGAGTCAAagctctgtcagggaggcacactAGGAAATTGAATTCCCCACCTTGGCTTTGCTGGGGAATCACTCAGTCTAGCCAAACTCACCTGgataagagaagaaaacagcctCCATGTCTGTATCTCCTCTGTCTCTGTACAGGATTTTCCACAGGAAGAACAAAGACAGAATCATAGGACCATAGAAGACTAGGGCTGGAAGGGGCCACAGGAGTCATCAGGACTAGCCCCCTGGCGAagcaggaaacacccaatctaaAGCATCCCTGGCTggtggccatccagcctctgtttaaaCACCACCCGTATTGTGGAATCTGTTGCTCTAAGAGGCAGCTCATTCCATTCTTGAATAGCTTGCACCATTacaaagttcttcctaatgttgagtCACAATCACTTTTCCCATAATTGAAATCTGTAACTTTGGGTCTTGCTCTCTGGAGCTGCAGAAGACAAGGTTACTGCTCTATCCTCCACATGACAGCCCTCCGTCTCCAAAGACAGCTTTACAAGATTACAGTAAAACAGCTCTTTTGACTGCTCCTTGTCAGATTTGGTATCCAGACCCTTTATCATCCTGGCCACCCTCCTCTGGATGCGTTCCATCTTGTTGATATCCTGCTTCCTAAACTGTGGAGTCCAGAAGTGGGCACAGGATTCCTGGTAAGTTCTGACAAATGCAGAACACAGTAGTCCTATTACTTCCCTTGAACTGGACACTACAGTATGATGATACAGCTAAAtatcaaatagtttttttttctagttgGGCTCCAGGCAATCTACCCCGTGGATAGGGGACGCATCTTTGCATAACCTACTAATTTGCACCTATTGGCATGGGCTGGAACTCATCCTTAGGGTAACCCCATCAGTAGTATTATACTACTCCCATCCTTCTGCCatccacacacacagaccccagtTACCTGCAGCTCTGTGAGACCAAGGCCTGCCAGTTCTAATGGGGTGCAGTGCTCTGTAAGATATCGTTCTTTCTCTCGGGCatgctcttcttcctctttttccatttcctgttTTGCCACCTGGAGCATCATTGACTGGGGTAAAGAGAAGAGACACATAGTTATATCAGAGCACTTTAagtttacagtaggacccccgtatccatgAGGGATCGTTTCCAATACCCccctggatgctgaaaaatgtgtatCATAGCAAATGCTAATATAACAGTGAACACTaaacacagcatggtctctggttccctctagtggccagttctggtaacttcatcattagaaatatatgtttatgggatttttcttttagtatttctaatattttgagacaatggataagtgaatcagcagatacttaTCTTgtagataagggggtcctactgtacttaatTTCATTCATTCCTACAACACTACGAATATGCCATTGCTGAAGTGATCGTTGTAAAACTTGCCTCTTGCACCAACTATTGTGTGTTCTCACTACTCCAAACTCTCAATATATTTCCCTATGTACCCCCTTTCTTTCCACCACTTACTTTGTCTCTGGCCTGCTTCTCTGCCCCTTCCACCTCTCTGAAATCTTGCCCACTGTGCCATTGCTACCCCCTACTTCATCCTGGCACGGCTCCTTGCCCATTCCAATCTCCGGCAGATCCATTTCCCCATCTCACCTTGAGTTGTAGTTTCCGAGAAGCTGATATCTTGGATTTTCTCTGTGGCGGAATAAAAGAAAATGGGTGGGTTTAGTACAGGAGATCGGATCCTTAACCGAGCTTCTTAAAGCCACAAGAATAATCGCTCTTTCAAATAAAGCAAAGCGCAGAAGGCCTTCGCAGGGAAAGTCCACTCTTACCTCAAGGCAGACAGTTCAACAGACAAGGAAGAAAGGATCAATATGCCCTGCATTTGGTCTGCCCTCATCTGAGTCATTTCAATGTGACTTTGTGCACTTCTATTCcatttttcccatttcccatcAACACAGCTTGAAAAGAGTCAGgaaaagagatgggcacaaaccggtccgtaaaggtggcagcacagacGCTGCTccccccctgccctgcctcctcagctgatcaggcccagcttgcttgcaaggtaatctcccagtcacaagcaagagcacagacgtCTCTGCCTCACCTTTTTGTCTGAATAGGAAAGGAGTCCAGAGGGTGCGCAGAGAAGCCAGAGCTGTTGCcgggattatttttatttatttatttatttatttgatttttaccccgcccctctagaccatgtctactcggggcggcttacaaaataaaacagaacagtataaaaatatataaaatcataaaattccaattccaatttcaatttaaaacaattaatttaaagagaggattaccaagatggaatagcaaagaaaagaaaaaaggagaaagacttaattgactggagggaaggactgcttgaataaccaagtttttgactggcttttaaaaacacccagcgagggtgccagccgaatttctgttggaagggtgttccacagccaaggagccaccaccaagaaggcccggtttcttgttttttccttccaggcctctctcggcgtcagacccctcagctgcccctgctggctatgtcgggtgattcgggtacatctgggtgggagaagacagtctgccaaatattgaggtcccaaaccatttagggctttataagtgatcattagcactttgaagtcaacgcagaaacggatgggcaaccagtgcaaagcagccagtgtgggggagatatgttggtgttttctcaccccactaaggagcctggctgccgcattctgggcCATCtaaagtttccgcgtcagcctcaaaggtagccccacgtagagtgcgttacaatggtctaatctcgagattacgagcgcatggactagagtagtgagggcccccccgactagaagatcagttgaggagggcCGCTTTTACAAAGGGGGACAAACCAGTTCATGTCAATCTCTAGCCAGGAACTTACCTTATCATGAGGCTCAACAGCATATGCTCGATAATTAGCAGAAGACTTTCGGCGGAGGGGACGGgcagctgcaggaggaggagggggtggagGAGCAGGCTTGGGTGGCGGTGGTTCTTGTTTTGTCTCTACTACAGTTTCTTCATTTTCCTCTTCCACatattcctcttcttcctcctcctcatactGAGGAAGTAAAAGCTGCATCAATTTCATTCTGCTCACTGTCacatggtctttttaaaaatgccataagGAACATATGGTGAGATAACTTTAATACATATTGGGGGAGGGGTGTTGCCTTTAAATTTTCTTGATTTTTACtcaccttttattggaccactaaaaataaaacaaacagcaagctttcatggataaaaatccacttcctcaggctctaagCATGCCCTTTTCACAGATGGTGTAAATTATGGAGCAATATGATGAAGATAATTTAAACCTTCTACTGATAGCTTATATCAGGGTTGAACGGCTTCTGGTTCTCCAGATGATGGGCTAAAACCTCCTTCTGCCCTAGCTGGCATAATGAAGGGCCAGAAATTGAGTAGCATCTGGAGATCACAAGTTGGTTTAAAATTTTTGGAAGGTGGGCATTTTAAACCTTTGGTCAAATCAGGACTTCATTTATGCCAGACCTCTGTATTTTATGCTCATTATGTAATATAGTCACTAGACAACAATAGAGCTAATGCTTTGAAACTGAAAACAGGTATTGCCTAGAATTGTTCTAATGAGTTTTTGTGAGGAAAGAGGCAATGATGAGGTGTCTTCTAATCCAGTGGTTTTCAGCTTTGtgcccccagatgttgttggtctaGCTAGGGTTATGGGAATTGCAATACAACAGCACCTGAGATGGTTAGCCACCATTGCTCTTATCTAAGCTTTCCATGACAACATCTCCATTTCAAATCTgattttagtgttagggttaaaaGAACATTACATTCCAACCTGAGCTGATACTGGTGATCTCCTGCAAATCCATTTTCCAAGGAGCCAGCCTCCAAGATGTAGCAGAAAAGCTCTTGCAAAGTTTATCTTGACAGTTAAAGTTACAATTTAGTAGTTAGGGGAGataaaaaaaacctgacagaCACATTGACCATGTCTGAAGAGATCACTATTGTGGGTTGTCAGCTGTTTATAGAGACTGAATACTCACAGTTGCTTAACAAGGATGGACTTTACTAATTTTTTATAGCAATTATTTTATAATGTGTTTTACCATCTTACTTACTGTGCATTTAGTACTTGTGGAGGAAAAGGCTATGGATTGTAAATCATGACAGCTCATGCTGAAACCAAGGGTACAATCAGATGGGCTCTTTCTGAGAGGGCTGATATGAGCTAGGTAGGGTCACTTGGTGTCAGGTGGAAACGTGATATGCCATTTGATGCAATCCTTGTATCCAAATGGTATATCAAAGCAAATGCCCTTATTTGGTCTGGCTGTCCTGGAATTCGCAATATTGTGAAGTGTCttaataagagagccacttcaggatactggcaaattgaataCCTCCTCGGTAGATAGACAGAGGaagttaaaaaatttttttaaacaaataaaaataaaaataactaaatttCATTGCTTCATCTTAAAAGACTGGCCAAGAAACTGCCTACAGCCAAGTCCATGTATTCGGCTGTGGCcagtttcttgactggccctTTAATTTCACTTCTTCTGCCCCCACTGCAGAGAAGCAAAGAAgaaatgttcaatttgctgatacgCTGAACTCGCTTggttattaagccacttcacaatatcagaaattccaACTGGATTGAGCCTTGGCAACTGATGGGCTTGAATTTGGTctgttcccagcaatcacacatgctggaaacaaacaaaattagaGCGAGCCTATCCTCACTAAAAAGCAGAAGCCTCTGACAGGGGATTAGAAAGGTGTGTGCACAAACACTCCAGGGAtgatttggtttgctccagcaattatgtcatctgattgccaggaaaagaaacaaaccaaaccatCCCCACAGTGGAACCgaacagcaggctaaatgtccCTCGGATTGCACCCTAATCTGCTAGTCTTAATGGCACGGTGAGActcttgtgtttgttctctctctctctctctctcttgtttgttATACATTCTGAAAACCAGAGTTATGTTAGTGAATTCCTTCTctctgaaggaaaagaaaaagacagacgGACATAATTTTCTTCAGTCTTGAAGATGCTCCTTTTTGGCACTTACAGTGACTTCTTCCCTGTGAAAGATAAACAGAGGCAGATCAGtcagaaagaacaggaaaacaaTCCTCTTAGACTTAACCAACCTTTCTCTCAGCTGgccttttaaagttaaaaacaagttTTGTCATCTTTACAGCCCCAAGTAAAAGTAGGATTACTCCCTATTTAAGAAACCTTTGCTTTCTCTAGGTTCCCTCAATGCTGGTACACTTTTCCTTCCTGTGCATATGGAAGGTTCTGGATTATAGTCTTGATGTTTCTTTTGTAGGCATTGCTCACAAAGAATCCAAATATCCCACTGAAAACTGCATACCAACCCCCTTccattgataataataataataaaaagagtaaAATTACTCACTGTTCTGTCATTTTGAGAAGTCACACCCCACGTACactggagaaaaagagaaaccatTAGATGTACTGTATTCCTTTATACATTTTCTGCACCATTTCACTTTTCCACAAGGGGGCAAAAGTTCACTTCTAGCTTTTCCCCTCAGGACCCTCCACGAGGCAGTTTTCTCCCTCAGGACACTGAGAGCACATctagacaggcatttgtcctgctgtttcgTGCACCTCTGGGGTCAACTGGTCTGGTCTTTCTTCCACCGTCCGCACGATGAGAGGGTCAATTTGCCCCAAGCTGCCCCCAGGGCACCCCAACTTGCACCTTTTTTGAGCCCCTCAGGGGCCTCTACTTTTTTTGACACCAATTGGTGCTCAGTCCATTCTCAGCACATGTGgttgctgggaatggactaaaatcGAGCCTTGAGGCTGTCAAAACTGCCAAGGCTCCTTATGCTGTCAATTTCCAACAGCGGGAAGTGGTTTAATAAGCAAGATGCTTTAGGATTTCTGCAGATGGAAATCttaagaaagcaaaggaagacattttggttctacacacacacacacacacacacacacacacacacacacacacacacacacacacacacacacactttcccccctcctctttttttttaatgggaggtgTGTCTGTTGCTtgcaaaggagaggaagaaaaggcaaaCACACAGCTGGAAAGTCAAGTGCAAACAAAGAGGTGTGCATGGATCCACAGCAGTCTCCTTTATtttctacacacagagagagagagagatcctgttGATGAGGTCTCTTGTTTGGCTGTACACACACCTCtcctttttaatctgttttgtgCTCTCTAAGCAATCCccatctcttcttctctctctctctttttctgtgtgtgttcaATGCAAggtgcaaagtgtgtgtgtgtgtgtgtgtgtgtgtgtgtgtgtgtgtgtgtgtgtgtgtgtgtgtgtgtgtgtgtgtaaaatcctttttttcttcactggtgagtttcatgtgtgtgtgtgattgcatGCACCTCTTCTCTACCCATCctactcttttctccttccttctctaccTCCTCCAAATTTCCCATAACCAAAGGGGAGCGTAAAGGACAGACAGGTGTCCGTCTGCTTTTGGAGGGTGATTGGCAGCTTTTCTCCCCTTGGACCCCCCCACAGGTAGTttgtctctccctctttctccgcCTTTGCTGCCTGCCCTTCCCTGCCACACTGCaccctcccccacttcctttcTGTCAGACTCTGGCTTTGCACAAACTTGCTGCTTCAGGATACTggaaatagggttgcttgaggtctaGATGCCTGAGATTGCACCAGCTTGCACGAAAATGGCCAGTCTGGGCATGCCCCGACACTGCTTGTTCATGCATCATCCTCAGAATGGCAAACAGAAGGCACTGCTTCAATtcttcacaagaaaaaaaaagatagcttCAAAGCCTCTTCTTTTGACTTTCAATTTCAGGCTATTAGGTCcttaatttcatttttcagatctACACTTGCAAGCTGGCCACTGAGGGAAAGATACTTCACACATGCTTAGAGGcacattttgccatttttttcagGTCTCTATTTGAAGTTTTGTTAACTTTACACATCAAAGAAACTGCAACAGACCTCCATGCCTCCCTACCCCtcaaactttttattttaaacatttttgtgtgtttgcatgtgtgtgtgtgtgtgtttgtgtgtacaggCTCTGGAAATCTAGCATTCAAGTGCTTACAAGTCATAAAAatcactgggtgactttgggccaATCAGAATCTACTTAACCTACCCCACAGGGTTCCTAAGTGGAAGAaagacaagaggagagagaactTATGTGCATTGCCAGAGATTCTTGAAGGAAGAAGAATATAGTGAACAGAAATACATAATATAAACAAATCTGAAAGGGTACACATTACTGTATTTCCTTTGGATAGTCTGAAGAAAACAAGAAGAAGATCAACAGGGAAACACTGTGATTCATGATTTACCAGGCATTTAAACAGAGGACTGGTCCAAAACATTTTGGAACCTGAGGCAATCCACCAAATGGTACTCCCTAGTCACCCAATTAACCATTTTGTACCCGATCAGCTAAATTATTTTGACATAAGAGATAGAAAATCTCACAAACATTTATCAAACAAATGCAATAGTAAATTAAATGGTTAGCCATTTGCTGCCTTTCTGTGACACCCAAATCTGCGGCTCCCACGCCTTGCCTAACGGTTGGGGCCGGCTGTGTcgttctgttgttgttgtgcgCCCAATTTCACCACTGCGAGGTCTGATAGATGTAGAGGAGCCGAGGGGATGTTTACGTTTGTAATTGTGAAAGTAAGGATTCTGGCATCTGATACTGAAACATTTATACACAGCATTTTCAGGTTTGCCTGCATCAAGGGCTACTTTACACATTACGTGTCTCTTTAGTGGCACGCTATCAAAAGAAACAAACTCATGTATTGATTGCAGCTCTGCCACGTGTATCCAACATGAGGAACTGGTGCTTGCCTCGCACAAGCACATGAAAGGGCCTGGAGCCAATGATTATCACATattaaaaatgtgcaaaacaccagggagggaaagacAGGATGTTTACGTCTGCTAATAAATAATCATGATTATCTTGCCTCTAAACACAACACAAGAACAAACACTCGTTCTAGTTTTTTGGAGTTCAGAATGTGTTTAAaccatctctcttttttggccaATCACTAGGTCGGCTCTGGACTTTTTTGCATCGACATCATTTGCTTGAACTGCATACAAGATGTGCTGTTATCACCTGAGCTCTTTAGAGCAACTAAATTTGTGCTGCCTTATCACTTCTCCAATGGGGCCAGGCCATTCCTCAGGGCCGTGAGCAAGCAAAGCCAGTGCCATAGAGCCAGAAGCTTTATGGGAAGAAGCCAATTCAATCACAGAATCCTGCCCTTGGTCAGTCTTCTCCCGTCTCATTTCATGGAGGGGTGGAGGACACACGAAAGAAGGAGGCACTTTTATTTAATCAGTCTTTTTAACCACTGCAAACATACAGTGGCTTTTAGAGAAAGGGGGGATGGGGGTTTGAATTTCAGTTCTGcagaaagataaaatattttCAGTCAAGCGCctttaaagaaattattttgcT of Pogona vitticeps strain Pit_001003342236 chromosome 6, PviZW2.1, whole genome shotgun sequence contains these proteins:
- the TNNI3 gene encoding troponin I, cardiac muscle isoform X1 codes for the protein MTEQEEVTYEEEEEEEYVEEENEETVVETKQEPPPPKPAPPPPPPPAAARPLRRKSSANYRAYAVEPHDKRKSKISASRKLQLKSMMLQVAKQEMEKEEEEHAREKERYLTEHCTPLELAGLGLTELQELCRELHRKIDKVDEERYDTEARVNKSINEIEDLNQKIFDLRGKFKRPTLRRVRLSADAMMQALLGSKHKVSMDLRANLKQVKKDDTEKENREVGDWRKNIDALSGMEGRKKKFETSTAGQA